A genomic region of Sander vitreus isolate 19-12246 chromosome 11, sanVit1, whole genome shotgun sequence contains the following coding sequences:
- the tent5c gene encoding terminal nucleotidyltransferase 5C: MDNKEESQSCSVSVLTWDQVTRLNEVLTEVVPVHGRGNFPTLEVRLKDIVARVRSRLELRGIRVKDVRLNGSTASHVLVQDIGWSYKDLDVIFRVDLPHEAEFRLIKDVVLGTLLDFLPEGVNKEKITPMTLKEAYVQKLVKVNTEQDRWSLISLSNNNGRNVELKFVDSIRRQFEFSVDSFQIVLDSMLAYYELAQTPMSQAFHPTVSGESVYGDFSMALSHLRNKLIATKRPEEIRGGGLLKYCNLLVRDFRPASEEEFKALERYMCSRFFIDFPDIGEQQRKVEAYLQSHFIGEEKSKYDYLMILRRVVNESTVCLMGHERRQTLHLISLMAFRVLAEQNAIPDASCVTCYYQPAPYVRDHNFSNYYVANQNIPTWLPCN, translated from the coding sequence ATGGATAACAAGGAGGAATCACAGAGTTGTTCAGTGAGTGTCCTGACCTGGGACCAGGTGACCCGGCTGAATGAAGTTCTGACGGAGGTTGTGCCTGTTCATGGACGGGGCAACTTCCCTACCTTAGAGGTTCGGCTGAAAGACATTGTGGCCCGGGTGCGCTCCCGCCTAGAGCTGAGGGGCATCAGAGTAAAGGACGTACGGCTCAATGGCTCCACGGCCAGCCATGTACTGGTGCAGGATATTGGCTGGAGCTACAAGGATCTGGACGTCATCTTCAGGGTGGACCTGCCACACGAGGCGGAGTTCAGGCTAATCAAGGACGTGGTGCTAGGTACCCTGCTGGACTTTCTACCTGAAGGCGTGAACAAAGAGAAAATTACACCCATGACTCTCAAAGAGGCTTACGTCCAGAAGCTGGTGAAGGTCAACACGGAGCAGGACCGCTGGAGCCTCATCTCCCTCTCCAACAACAACGGCCGCAATGTGGAGCTGAAGTTTGTGGACTCAATACGGCGGCAGTTTGAGTTCAGCGTGGACTCCTTTCAGATTGTGCTGGACTCCATGCTTGCTTACTACGAGCTGGCACAGACGCCCATGTCACAGGCCTTTCACCCTACTGTGAGTGGGGAGAGCGTGTACGGGGACTTCAGCATGGCGCTGAGCCACCTACGGAACAAGCTCATCGCCACCAAGCGGCCTGAGGAGATCCGAGGTGGCGGCTTGCTGAAGTACTGCAATCTGCTGGTGCGGGACTTTCGGCCTGCCAGCGAGGAGGAGTTCAAGGCCCTCGAGCGGTACATGTGTTCCCGCTTCTTCATCGACTTCCCTGACATCGGTGAGCAGCAGCGCAAGGTGGAGGCCTACCTCCAGAGCCACTTTATAGGTGAGGAGAAGAGCAAGTACGACTACCTCATGATCCTGCGGCGAGTGGTCAACGAGAGCACAGTGTGCCTCATGGGCCATGAGCGACGGCAGACCCTCCACCTCATCTCGCTGATGGCCTTCCGAGTGCTGGCGGAGCAGAACGCTATCCCTGATGCATCCTGTGTCACCTGCTACTATCAGCCAGCGCCCTATGTCCGAGACCACAACTTCAGCAACTACTATGTGGCTAACCAGAACattccaacatggctgccatgTAACTGA